A single Anopheles funestus chromosome 2RL, idAnoFuneDA-416_04, whole genome shotgun sequence DNA region contains:
- the LOC125761514 gene encoding cytochrome c oxidase subunit 6A1, mitochondrial-like gives MSKNLSDLFAFSSYPFVSKLKSLLKHKVYRHRVEKMWSNLIQSIAKALPKRNYCTPADCSEYTGSDGYKKWKKLTFLVALPCVGLSALSAFMAHQKQHEYRTRPKFVQYEYLRIRNKRYPWGDGIRTLFHNPELNALPSGYEK, from the exons ATGTCTAAGAATCTAAGTGACCTGTTTGCTTTTTCATCGTACCCTTTTGTCTCAAAGTTAAAATCATTGCTCAAACATAAGGTTTACAGACACAGAGTTGAAAAGATGTGgtcaaatttaattcaatccaTCGCAAAAGCACTCCCGAAACGAAACTATTGTACCCCAGCAGACTGCTCCGAATATACAG gaTCCGATGGctataaaaaatggaaaaagttaACATTTTTGGTGGCGTTGCCCTGCGTGGGATTGAGTGCGCTGAGTGCATTTATGGCGCATCAAAAGCAACATGAATACCGTACGAGACCAAAGTTCGTCCAGTACGAATATCTTCGCATACGCAACAAACGTTATCCATGGGGCGATGGTATTAGGACACTTTTTCACAATCCCGAATTGAACGCACTGCCATCTGGCTATGAAAAATAA